Proteins from a genomic interval of Chryseobacterium indologenes:
- a CDS encoding ABC transporter ATP-binding protein translates to MAENMIEIKNLYKKYKNSDEFSVNNISLNIDKNEIYGILGPNGAGKTTLISMLSGLIKPTSGQFTINGLSPQKDGFKIRQIIGIVPQEYALYPTLTARENLMFFGSLYGLQHKQLKKVIDESLEIMGLSKFADKQVGQFSGGMKRRCNLIAGTLHNPKVLFLDEPTVGVDVQSKKAIIDYLLDLNKLGTCIIYTSHHLSEAEEFCTKIAIIDHGKIHAVGTPEELVSQIAHAENLEDVFISLTGKELRDVVV, encoded by the coding sequence ATGGCGGAGAATATGATCGAGATTAAAAACCTTTACAAAAAGTACAAAAATTCCGACGAATTTTCTGTCAATAATATCTCTTTGAATATCGACAAAAATGAGATCTACGGAATTCTTGGCCCCAACGGAGCTGGAAAAACCACATTAATTTCTATGCTTTCGGGATTGATAAAACCAACTTCAGGGCAGTTTACCATCAATGGCCTATCTCCTCAAAAAGACGGGTTCAAAATTCGGCAGATCATTGGTATTGTTCCTCAGGAGTATGCCTTGTATCCAACGCTTACAGCCAGAGAAAACCTCATGTTCTTCGGAAGTTTATATGGATTGCAACATAAGCAGCTTAAAAAAGTAATTGATGAATCTCTGGAAATTATGGGACTTTCAAAATTTGCAGATAAACAGGTTGGTCAGTTTTCCGGCGGGATGAAACGCCGCTGTAACCTCATCGCGGGTACACTTCATAATCCTAAAGTATTATTCCTCGATGAACCGACTGTAGGAGTTGATGTTCAGTCAAAAAAAGCAATTATTGATTACCTTCTGGACTTGAATAAGCTGGGAACCTGCATCATTTATACCTCTCACCACCTTTCGGAAGCTGAAGAATTCTGTACAAAAATTGCCATTATCGATCATGGGAAAATTCATGCTGTGGGAACTCCCGAAGAACTGGTTTCCCAGATTGCCCATGCAGAAAACCTGGAAGATGTTTTTATTTCACTAACCGGAAAAGAATTAAGAGATGTTGTTGTATAA
- a CDS encoding acyl-CoA thioesterase, giving the protein MQSNENILSCTEEVRVRFNETDPLGIVWHGHYIVYFEDGREAFGRQHGLTYLDIQKAGFVTPIVKSTCEHFLPLKYGETFTIVTTFINTVSAKLIYKYELFNQEGNLVCTGETIQVFLDNEGNLCLYNPEFFQTWKDKMGLS; this is encoded by the coding sequence ATGCAGTCTAACGAAAATATATTAAGCTGTACCGAAGAAGTAAGAGTACGCTTCAACGAAACAGATCCACTCGGAATTGTCTGGCACGGGCATTATATTGTCTATTTTGAAGACGGTAGAGAAGCATTCGGCCGCCAGCACGGTCTTACGTACCTGGACATACAGAAGGCAGGATTCGTAACGCCTATTGTGAAAAGTACATGCGAGCATTTTCTTCCTTTAAAATACGGAGAAACATTTACTATTGTGACCACTTTTATCAATACCGTTTCTGCAAAACTCATCTATAAATATGAACTGTTCAACCAGGAAGGAAATCTGGTTTGTACGGGGGAAACTATTCAGGTATTTCTGGATAATGAAGGTAATCTCTGCCTGTATAATCCGGAGTTTTTTCAAACCTGGAAAGATAAAATGGGACTATCATGA
- a CDS encoding beta-ketoacyl synthase, with translation MKKDIYITDYNCVTPLGFDIDSNWNALIEGKSGVASHRIAEHQEAFYTSMIDSPTLEERFFKTFGQDQNHQLHFTRLEKMLLLSLKPLIEKHDITENTAFILSTTKGNISLLKNQPDVPEGAYLSSMAKKIADFFGFTTKPIVVSNACVSGVMAIAVAKNMIRAGKYKDAFVVAGDELSEFVISGFNSFQAIATGPCQPYDKNRNGINIGEAAAAAYITSEPSENEKFRFKVLGDSAINDANHISGPSRTGDGLYASIKNAMTEAQVRAEHLDFISAHGTATLYNDEMEAIAFNRMELQNVPLNSMKGFYGHCLGASGLLESIISMESAMHNMLLPSKNFEETGVSQSLNIIQANLPASIRYILKTASGFGGCNAAIVLEKC, from the coding sequence ATGAAGAAGGATATATATATCACCGATTATAACTGCGTTACTCCGTTAGGATTTGATATCGATTCTAACTGGAATGCCCTTATTGAAGGAAAATCCGGAGTAGCCTCTCACCGCATTGCAGAACATCAGGAAGCTTTTTACACCTCCATGATTGATTCTCCAACGCTGGAGGAAAGGTTTTTCAAAACCTTTGGCCAGGATCAAAATCATCAGTTGCACTTCACAAGACTTGAGAAGATGCTGCTTTTGAGCCTGAAGCCATTGATTGAAAAACATGATATTACAGAAAACACAGCCTTTATCCTTTCCACGACGAAGGGAAACATCAGCTTACTTAAAAACCAGCCCGATGTACCGGAAGGAGCTTACCTGTCATCTATGGCAAAGAAAATTGCTGATTTCTTCGGATTTACAACAAAACCAATCGTGGTTTCCAATGCCTGTGTCTCGGGAGTAATGGCTATTGCCGTGGCCAAAAATATGATCCGGGCGGGAAAATATAAAGATGCCTTTGTGGTGGCCGGGGATGAACTTTCTGAATTTGTTATTTCAGGATTCAATTCGTTCCAGGCTATTGCTACCGGGCCTTGTCAGCCTTATGATAAAAACCGAAACGGGATCAATATCGGGGAAGCTGCAGCAGCTGCTTATATTACTTCAGAGCCTTCCGAAAACGAAAAATTCAGATTTAAAGTCTTAGGAGATTCCGCCATCAATGATGCCAATCATATTTCCGGGCCCTCAAGAACAGGTGACGGTTTATACGCCAGTATCAAAAATGCAATGACAGAAGCACAGGTACGTGCTGAACACCTTGATTTTATTTCTGCCCATGGTACTGCTACCCTTTATAATGACGAAATGGAGGCTATTGCTTTTAACAGAATGGAACTGCAAAATGTCCCTTTAAACAGCATGAAGGGGTTCTACGGACATTGTCTCGGTGCTTCCGGGCTATTGGAAAGTATCATTTCCATGGAAAGTGCCATGCACAATATGCTGCTTCCTTCTAAAAACTTTGAAGAGACAGGAGTATCACAATCGTTGAATATCATTCAAGCAAACCTGCCTGCAAGCATCAGGTATATTTTGAAAACAGCTTCAGGGTTTGGGGGCTGTAATGCAGCTATTGTATTGGAAAAATGTTAA
- a CDS encoding 3-oxoacyl-ACP synthase gives MEKTNTCTIEHSKIIVDGNLIFETESNTFPEFAKEAYKSLGLSYPKFHKMDSLSKLAFLAAEMLLKEEDHSRTALVFANQSSSLDTDFKYQESINSQENYFPSPAVFVYTLPNICVGEISIKHKMQTENAFFVLDEFDENFLNNYAQQILQSGKADKVLCGWVELFQENYKAFVYLLTL, from the coding sequence ATGGAGAAAACGAATACCTGCACCATAGAACATTCAAAAATAATCGTTGACGGAAACCTTATTTTTGAAACCGAAAGCAACACCTTCCCGGAATTTGCCAAAGAAGCTTATAAAAGCTTAGGCCTGAGCTATCCGAAGTTTCATAAAATGGACAGTTTGAGCAAATTAGCTTTTCTCGCTGCCGAAATGCTACTAAAAGAGGAAGATCATAGCAGAACCGCCTTGGTTTTTGCTAACCAATCATCCAGTTTGGATACTGACTTTAAATACCAGGAAAGTATCAATTCTCAGGAGAATTACTTCCCCAGCCCGGCGGTCTTTGTTTACACCCTGCCCAACATTTGTGTAGGGGAAATCAGTATTAAACACAAAATGCAGACAGAGAATGCTTTTTTTGTTTTGGATGAATTTGATGAAAATTTTTTAAATAATTACGCACAGCAAATCCTCCAATCCGGAAAGGCAGATAAAGTATTATGCGGCTGGGTCGAATTATTTCAGGAAAATTATAAAGCTTTTGTATATTTGCTCACATTATAA
- a CDS encoding acyl carrier protein, translating into MENLKTELKHKIIEVLNLEDVAVEEIKDTDPLFGGGLGLDSIDALELIVLLDKDYGIKLADPKKGKEIFQSIEVMAKFIEDNRTK; encoded by the coding sequence ATGGAAAACTTAAAAACGGAATTAAAGCACAAAATTATCGAAGTTCTTAATCTTGAAGATGTAGCTGTAGAAGAAATCAAAGATACGGATCCGTTGTTTGGAGGAGGATTGGGACTTGATTCTATCGATGCTCTTGAGCTGATCGTTCTTCTTGATAAAGATTACGGAATAAAATTAGCTGATCCTAAAAAAGGAAAGGAAATTTTCCAATCCATTGAAGTAATGGCTAAATTCATCGAAGACAACAGAACAAAATAA
- a CDS encoding polysaccharide deacetylase family protein → MKHYPFILFYLFCNVFIYAFHSSLWVYLACFLGFSAVVVWGSFDIELGYFVNSITHKRTKVKEVALTFDDGPTEFTPKFLDLLKQHQVKATFFCIGKQIEKYPETFQRIIAEGHTIGNHTLSHSNSTGFLSTKKMIAEIENCDTVIQKAGNIKTDLYRPPFGVTNPNIAKAIIRTHKKSIGWNVRSLDTITGDEKKIFRRITQNLRKGSIILLHDTSDKTYRVLADLLVFLKNKNYSTFTVDSIINSKKND, encoded by the coding sequence ATGAAACATTATCCATTCATCCTGTTTTATCTTTTCTGCAACGTTTTTATTTATGCGTTCCATAGTAGTTTATGGGTATATCTGGCATGTTTTCTGGGGTTTTCTGCAGTTGTAGTCTGGGGATCTTTTGATATTGAACTTGGATATTTCGTCAACAGTATCACTCATAAACGAACAAAAGTAAAAGAAGTTGCCTTGACTTTTGATGACGGTCCTACAGAATTTACCCCAAAGTTTTTAGATCTTTTAAAGCAGCACCAGGTAAAAGCCACATTTTTCTGTATCGGAAAACAGATTGAAAAATATCCTGAAACTTTTCAAAGAATTATTGCTGAGGGACATACGATCGGAAACCATACCTTATCACATTCCAATTCAACAGGCTTTTTATCAACAAAAAAAATGATTGCTGAAATTGAGAACTGTGACACCGTCATACAGAAGGCAGGAAATATAAAAACGGATTTATACAGACCCCCATTTGGTGTTACCAACCCCAATATTGCAAAAGCCATTATAAGAACACATAAAAAAAGTATTGGATGGAATGTCCGTTCCCTGGATACCATTACCGGTGACGAAAAGAAAATCTTTCGAAGAATAACCCAGAATCTACGAAAGGGCAGCATTATCCTTCTTCACGATACATCAGACAAGACCTATCGTGTACTGGCAGATTTATTAGTATTTTTGAAAAATAAAAACTACTCAACATTCACTGTTGATTCAATTATAAATTCAAAGAAAAATGATTAA
- a CDS encoding outer membrane lipoprotein carrier protein LolA → MIKNIAFGAFLLISGLYSAQNTAMSGAEAKAFVSKVSSETKEIRTLQSDFTQTKKMDFLDKSIITYGKMSLQTPNMLSWKYTKPYQYSIVFKSNKIYINDQGKKSSVDAKSKTFEKINKLIVGSSNGTMFNDPEFTVTYFKNGNYTIARFVPKTSQLLKYIKQIELHFPKNQSTVSQVNMTEASGDTTNIVFKNTKVNASIPASEFSL, encoded by the coding sequence ATGATTAAAAATATTGCTTTTGGAGCATTTTTACTGATTTCGGGTCTTTATTCTGCCCAAAATACGGCAATGTCGGGAGCTGAAGCCAAAGCATTTGTTTCAAAAGTTTCTTCGGAAACCAAAGAGATCAGGACGTTGCAAAGTGATTTTACCCAGACCAAGAAAATGGATTTTCTGGATAAAAGCATCATTACCTATGGAAAGATGTCTCTGCAGACCCCGAATATGCTGAGCTGGAAATACACAAAACCTTACCAATACAGCATTGTTTTTAAAAGTAACAAAATATACATCAATGACCAGGGGAAAAAATCTTCTGTAGATGCCAAAAGTAAAACCTTTGAGAAGATCAACAAGCTTATTGTCGGAAGCTCAAACGGAACTATGTTTAATGATCCTGAGTTTACGGTAACGTATTTCAAAAACGGGAATTATACTATTGCCAGATTTGTTCCCAAGACCTCTCAGCTGTTGAAATATATCAAACAGATTGAGCTTCACTTTCCCAAGAACCAGTCAACGGTTTCCCAGGTGAATATGACGGAAGCTTCCGGAGATACTACAAATATCGTTTTCAAAAATACCAAGGTCAATGCTTCCATTCCTGCGTCAGAGTTTAGTTTATAG
- a CDS encoding 3-hydroxyacyl-ACP dehydratase, which produces MQTILKDFYTLQSYEKAENGAYTAHISLNKDHDIFKGHFPGNPVTPGVCMMQIIKELTEEFTGSQLFLKTASNVKFMAIINPFETPDLVLQLDINENEEDVKVKNSTSFGETIALKLSVSYKKIPS; this is translated from the coding sequence ATGCAAACGATTCTCAAAGACTTTTATACTTTACAATCATACGAAAAAGCAGAAAACGGAGCGTATACTGCTCATATCAGTTTAAATAAAGACCATGATATTTTCAAGGGCCACTTTCCGGGAAATCCGGTTACACCGGGAGTTTGTATGATGCAGATCATTAAAGAACTGACCGAAGAGTTTACAGGTTCTCAATTATTTTTAAAAACGGCCTCCAATGTGAAGTTCATGGCCATTATCAATCCTTTTGAGACCCCTGATCTGGTTCTTCAACTGGATATTAACGAAAATGAAGAAGATGTTAAAGTAAAAAACTCGACTTCTTTTGGCGAGACTATTGCATTAAAATTGTCCGTAAGCTATAAAAAAATACCATCATGA
- a CDS encoding DUF2062 domain-containing protein, whose product MSLAQVQNAISEKKICVLIPTFNNEKTLKRVIDGVLDYTESIIVINDGSIDSTPDILTQYPLITVVTLPENKGKGNALKTGFRKAKELGFDYAVTIDSDGQHYPDDIPVFVNALLQEKEDVLLIGNRNMSQDGIPKKSSFGNRFSNFWFWFDTGIKLEDTQSGYRLYPLHKIPKKYFTPKFEFEIEIIVRTAWRHVPVKNVPIKVLYDPAERVSHFRPFRDFTRISILNTILVTITLFYIIPRNFVNNFKKKSFKKFIQEDVLESDGSNRTKAFSIALGVFIGLSPFWGFQTLLVISLSVLFKLNKVLAFVASNVSLPPFIPFIIAASLFLGAPFVSGDSDILSQDLNFDLIRNNLLQYVIGSLILSTSLSAICGITTFLFLNKLNPENN is encoded by the coding sequence ATGTCCCTCGCCCAAGTACAAAATGCAATTTCTGAAAAGAAGATCTGTGTTTTAATCCCTACCTTCAATAATGAAAAAACTCTGAAAAGAGTGATCGACGGTGTTCTTGATTACACCGAAAGTATTATTGTGATCAACGACGGTTCTATAGATTCCACACCGGATATTCTTACACAATATCCGCTGATTACGGTTGTAACCCTGCCTGAAAATAAAGGGAAAGGAAATGCTCTGAAAACAGGTTTCAGAAAGGCAAAAGAGCTCGGTTTTGATTATGCCGTTACGATAGATTCAGACGGGCAGCATTATCCGGATGACATTCCGGTTTTTGTTAATGCCCTTCTCCAAGAAAAAGAAGATGTACTGCTGATTGGAAACAGAAATATGTCTCAGGACGGCATCCCAAAGAAAAGCAGCTTCGGAAACAGGTTTTCTAATTTCTGGTTCTGGTTTGACACCGGAATTAAACTGGAAGATACACAATCGGGTTACAGACTTTATCCTTTACATAAAATACCAAAGAAATATTTTACTCCGAAGTTTGAATTTGAGATTGAGATTATTGTAAGAACTGCCTGGAGGCATGTCCCGGTAAAGAATGTTCCGATAAAAGTATTGTATGATCCGGCTGAAAGAGTGTCTCATTTCCGGCCATTCAGGGACTTTACAAGGATCAGCATTCTGAATACTATTCTGGTAACGATTACTCTTTTTTATATTATTCCGAGAAATTTTGTGAATAATTTCAAAAAAAAAAGCTTTAAAAAATTCATACAGGAAGATGTCTTAGAAAGTGACGGAAGTAACCGCACTAAAGCATTTTCGATAGCTTTGGGAGTATTTATAGGGCTTTCTCCATTCTGGGGATTTCAGACGTTGCTTGTGATCAGTCTTTCTGTTCTTTTTAAACTGAATAAGGTGTTGGCCTTTGTAGCCTCCAATGTGAGCCTTCCACCATTTATTCCTTTTATTATTGCAGCGTCTCTGTTTCTGGGCGCACCATTTGTAAGTGGCGACAGCGATATTCTCAGCCAGGATTTAAATTTTGATTTGATCAGGAATAATCTTCTCCAGTACGTTATTGGAAGTTTGATCTTAAGCACTTCACTGTCTGCTATTTGTGGGATCACAACATTTCTTTTTTTGAATAAGCTAAATCCAGAGAATAACTAA
- a CDS encoding acyl-CoA--6-aminopenicillanic acid acyl-transferase, translating into MPYKRLFLYSLFAFILISCGISKSVHHIPDVKQYPLEIPKVTKVNDTTFSFNQNFLTKNKQQLWELYIHGNPLQLGYNNGALTQDLMQKQEGIFFSKVEGFVPSKFRQKLLRGFLKWYNRKMYLNVREDYQAELFGLSQYSSDQYNFIAPKYLRNLYLHGAHDIGHAMQDLAMVGCTSLAVWNENTEDGDLLIGRNFDFYVGDDFAKNKVVEFVEPDTGIPYMSVSWPGMIGVVSGMNKKGITVTINAGKSKIPLTAKTPISLVTREILQYAGTIEEAIAIAGKRKVFVSESILVGSAADKNAVIIEVSPKNFGVFKVQNTSQVICTNHFQSDAYKNDLKNQKHIEESHSAYRYEKLQELLQEEKKLNPEKIAAILRNRSGLKDKKIGYGNEKALNQLLAHHSVIFSPEKRLVWVSSNPYQLGEFVCYDLNEIFSDHGLQKDNLAKSGLNIATDPFVNSEEFRNYETYRQINIKVSDAIRGRGILTDDFLSRYLSLNPDFWKGYFLAGKYYFYKKEFSKAKTEFEMALTKEITTIPDKKNVEKYLHKTLKKLK; encoded by the coding sequence CTGCCTTATAAAAGATTGTTTTTGTACTCTCTTTTTGCTTTTATCCTCATTTCATGCGGGATCTCCAAGTCTGTTCACCATATCCCTGATGTCAAACAATATCCGCTGGAAATTCCTAAGGTAACTAAGGTTAACGATACCACATTCAGTTTTAACCAAAATTTTCTGACCAAAAACAAGCAGCAGCTGTGGGAACTTTATATCCATGGAAATCCTTTGCAACTAGGATATAATAACGGAGCCTTGACTCAAGATCTCATGCAGAAGCAGGAAGGAATTTTCTTTTCAAAAGTGGAAGGTTTTGTGCCTTCAAAATTCCGACAAAAACTATTGAGAGGCTTCCTGAAATGGTATAACAGAAAAATGTATCTTAATGTCAGGGAAGATTATCAGGCCGAATTATTCGGTTTATCACAATATTCTTCAGATCAGTATAATTTTATTGCTCCAAAATACTTAAGAAACCTTTATCTGCATGGCGCTCATGATATCGGACATGCAATGCAGGATCTTGCGATGGTCGGCTGTACCTCACTGGCAGTATGGAACGAAAATACGGAAGACGGAGATCTGCTGATCGGTAGAAATTTTGATTTTTACGTAGGCGATGATTTTGCAAAAAACAAAGTGGTGGAATTTGTGGAACCCGATACGGGAATTCCCTATATGTCCGTAAGCTGGCCGGGAATGATTGGAGTGGTCTCGGGAATGAATAAAAAGGGAATTACAGTGACCATCAATGCCGGAAAATCTAAGATTCCACTCACCGCAAAAACGCCTATTTCGCTGGTAACACGAGAGATATTGCAATATGCCGGAACGATAGAAGAAGCCATAGCGATTGCCGGAAAGAGAAAGGTTTTCGTTTCAGAATCTATTCTTGTAGGAAGTGCCGCAGATAAAAATGCGGTGATCATTGAAGTTTCCCCTAAAAATTTCGGTGTATTTAAAGTACAGAATACAAGCCAGGTGATTTGTACCAACCACTTTCAGTCTGATGCCTATAAAAATGACCTGAAAAACCAGAAACATATCGAAGAAAGCCATTCAGCATACCGGTATGAAAAGCTTCAGGAGCTTTTGCAGGAAGAAAAAAAGCTTAACCCGGAAAAAATAGCTGCTATTCTAAGAAACAGGTCCGGTCTAAAGGATAAAAAAATAGGATATGGCAATGAAAAAGCTCTTAACCAGCTTCTGGCCCATCATTCGGTGATTTTCTCTCCTGAGAAGAGGTTGGTCTGGGTCTCTTCTAATCCTTATCAATTGGGAGAATTCGTATGTTACGATCTCAATGAAATTTTTTCAGATCATGGTCTTCAAAAAGATAATTTGGCAAAATCAGGTTTAAATATTGCCACAGACCCATTCGTAAACTCAGAAGAATTCAGGAATTATGAAACATACCGGCAGATAAATATAAAAGTGAGTGATGCTATCCGTGGTAGAGGAATATTGACGGATGATTTTCTAAGCCGGTATCTATCTTTAAATCCTGATTTTTGGAAAGGATATTTTCTGGCCGGGAAGTATTATTTTTACAAAAAAGAATTTTCAAAGGCAAAAACGGAATTTGAAATGGCACTTACAAAAGAAATTACCACCATTCCGGATAAGAAAAATGTCGAAAAATATTTGCATAAAACTTTAAAGAAATTAAAATGA
- a CDS encoding NAD(P)/FAD-dependent oxidoreductase, translating into MVKEYDILVIGSGLGGLVSALVLAKEGLSVCVLEKNNQYGGNLQTFSRDKLIFDTGVHYLGGLSKGQNLHRFFSYLEIMNDLKLQKMDEDGYDRISFDDDPIEYPHAQGYQNFVEQLTKYFPEEKENLENYCEEIQYVCSQFPRYNVVGNDTYNEEILHLNTKRFIESVTQNKKLQSVLLGSNFLYAGDSENVPFYVHALTVNSYIQSAYKCVKGGSQISKLLIRKLRQYGVEIHKHAEVSEFVFSENNILKSVKTTAGKQYAAKQFISNIEIRSTIKLIGEERLKRSFLNRVLSWKPVSSCFSIYLVLKPQYLPGFNYNIYHYSSEDLVWNAFRYRKEAWPETYMLSSTPSKDYPGFSESITAISYMDFDEVKQWENTFNTVADEHERGEKYMMFKLEKTEKMLDALEKRIPNLRHAIHKIYTSSPLSYRDYIGGFEGNMYGYMKSSDNPLKTMVSPRTKIDNLFLTGQSVNMHGILGVTIGAFNTCAEIVGKETIDNRLTKGI; encoded by the coding sequence TTGGTAAAAGAATATGACATACTTGTGATCGGCAGCGGATTGGGAGGTCTTGTTTCGGCTCTTGTTTTGGCGAAGGAAGGACTCAGTGTCTGTGTGCTGGAGAAGAATAACCAGTATGGAGGTAATCTTCAAACCTTTTCAAGAGATAAGCTCATTTTCGATACCGGAGTTCATTATTTGGGAGGACTATCAAAAGGGCAGAATCTCCATCGATTCTTTTCTTATCTTGAAATTATGAATGACCTGAAACTTCAGAAAATGGACGAAGATGGTTACGACAGGATTTCATTTGATGATGACCCGATAGAGTATCCCCATGCACAGGGCTATCAGAATTTTGTTGAGCAGCTGACAAAGTATTTTCCTGAAGAAAAAGAGAATCTCGAAAATTACTGTGAAGAAATTCAGTATGTCTGCAGTCAGTTTCCCAGATATAATGTGGTAGGAAATGACACTTATAACGAAGAAATCCTGCATTTGAATACCAAAAGGTTTATAGAATCTGTTACCCAGAACAAAAAGCTGCAGTCAGTTTTATTGGGCTCCAACTTTCTGTATGCCGGAGATTCTGAAAATGTTCCCTTCTATGTACATGCTTTAACGGTTAATTCATACATTCAGAGTGCCTACAAATGTGTAAAAGGCGGTAGCCAGATTTCCAAATTATTGATAAGAAAACTGCGTCAGTACGGAGTGGAAATTCATAAACATGCTGAAGTTTCAGAATTTGTTTTTAGCGAAAATAATATCCTGAAATCAGTGAAAACCACGGCTGGAAAGCAATATGCCGCAAAACAGTTTATTTCAAATATTGAGATTCGCTCTACTATTAAACTGATTGGAGAGGAGAGACTGAAAAGATCTTTTTTAAACCGTGTTTTAAGCTGGAAACCGGTATCGTCATGCTTCAGTATATATCTGGTTTTGAAACCTCAATATTTGCCGGGTTTCAATTATAATATCTATCATTATTCATCTGAAGACCTTGTCTGGAATGCATTCCGTTATCGTAAGGAAGCATGGCCGGAAACTTATATGCTCTCTTCAACACCATCCAAAGATTATCCGGGGTTTTCAGAAAGTATCACAGCAATCTCTTATATGGATTTTGATGAGGTAAAACAATGGGAAAATACCTTTAATACAGTAGCTGATGAGCATGAGAGAGGAGAGAAGTACATGATGTTTAAGCTTGAAAAGACGGAGAAGATGCTTGATGCCTTAGAAAAGAGAATTCCGAATCTGAGACATGCGATTCATAAGATCTATACCTCGTCACCATTATCTTACCGGGATTATATAGGCGGTTTTGAAGGAAATATGTACGGATACATGAAAAGTTCGGACAATCCCCTCAAAACGATGGTTTCACCCCGTACCAAAATCGATAATCTTTTTCTCACCGGGCAATCCGTCAATATGCACGGGATTTTGGGAGTAACCATCGGGGCCTTTAATACCTGTGCTGAAATTGTGGGAAAAGAAACAATTGATAACCGGCTCACCAAAGGTATTTAA
- a CDS encoding beta-ketoacyl-[acyl-carrier-protein] synthase family protein: MENRVVITGMGIYSCIGTSLEEVRESLFHGKSGIVLDKERKEFGFRSGLTGVVPKPDLKNLLNRRQRVSMGEESEYAYLATVDALKQANLDEAFLESHEVGILYGNDSVSQAVVESIDIAREKKDTTLMGSGAIFKSMNSTVTMNLSTIFKLKGINLTISAACASGSHSLGLAYMMIKNGFQEMIICGGAQETNKYSMASFDGLGVFSAREDEPAKASRPFDAGRDGLIPSGGAASLIVESLESAQRRGAPIIAEIIGYGFSSNGGHISTPNVDGPALAMERALKQSGLKASDIDYINAHATSTPIGDANEARAIYEIFGNKVPVSSTKSMTGHECWMAGASEVIYSILMMQNDFVAPNINLENPDNEAQKINLVSKTKNQKIDVFLSNSFGFGGTNSALIVKKFE; the protein is encoded by the coding sequence ATGGAAAATAGGGTTGTAATTACCGGAATGGGAATTTATTCCTGCATCGGGACGTCTTTAGAAGAGGTCAGGGAATCCCTATTCCACGGAAAATCGGGTATTGTTTTAGACAAAGAAAGAAAAGAATTCGGTTTCAGATCAGGATTGACGGGCGTTGTCCCAAAACCGGACCTGAAAAACCTTCTGAACAGACGCCAGCGTGTCAGTATGGGGGAAGAAAGCGAATATGCTTATCTGGCTACTGTAGATGCATTAAAGCAGGCAAATCTTGATGAAGCTTTTTTAGAGTCCCACGAAGTAGGTATTTTATACGGAAATGACAGCGTTTCTCAAGCTGTTGTGGAATCTATCGATATTGCAAGAGAAAAAAAAGATACCACATTGATGGGATCGGGGGCAATCTTTAAATCGATGAACTCAACCGTAACGATGAACCTTTCTACTATTTTCAAACTGAAAGGGATCAATCTGACAATCAGTGCAGCCTGTGCAAGCGGCTCTCATTCTTTGGGACTGGCTTACATGATGATCAAAAACGGATTTCAGGAGATGATCATTTGTGGAGGCGCTCAGGAAACGAATAAATATTCCATGGCGAGTTTTGACGGACTGGGTGTTTTTTCAGCAAGAGAAGATGAGCCTGCCAAAGCGTCGAGACCTTTTGATGCCGGAAGAGATGGCCTTATTCCCAGCGGTGGTGCAGCTAGCCTGATTGTGGAAAGTCTGGAATCCGCCCAAAGAAGAGGCGCTCCAATTATCGCTGAAATTATCGGCTATGGATTCTCTTCAAACGGAGGTCATATTTCAACACCCAATGTTGACGGCCCTGCCCTGGCAATGGAAAGAGCTTTAAAACAGTCCGGTTTAAAAGCCTCAGATATCGATTATATCAATGCTCACGCTACCTCAACTCCCATTGGAGATGCCAATGAAGCACGGGCGATCTATGAAATCTTTGGAAATAAGGTTCCGGTAAGCTCTACAAAGTCGATGACAGGACATGAGTGCTGGATGGCAGGAGCAAGTGAAGTCATCTACTCTATTCTGATGATGCAGAACGATTTTGTAGCTCCTAATATCAATCTGGAAAACCCTGATAATGAAGCACAAAAGATAAATTTGGTCTCAAAAACAAAAAATCAAAAAATTGATGTATTTTTGTCGAATTCTTTTGGGTTTGGGGGAACCAATTCTGCACTAATAGTTAAAAAATTTGAGTAA